From one Mytilus trossulus isolate FHL-02 chromosome 10, PNRI_Mtr1.1.1.hap1, whole genome shotgun sequence genomic stretch:
- the LOC134686171 gene encoding uncharacterized protein LOC134686171 has product MKINANSAMNFSKSLNSTVSIRMDTIEGFVVITLGLVCTIGNFSCMVLIVCHRKFRKTTIVILCHHCFLDLVKSLYLFPYGYSLMTSLPAPYCNWIGSSYVFIVTTSAYNMMALVVNQDYELLLPRYRQDDCSCVLFGIFIIWFVSFLLNLGISIIPSNTDFNAEIGICLFLYGYNYSYIIHVLWIILVTIAVSSSLMFFCRMRGKLITDIKRYKWRKIHESLTDEFEKILDLNIEVGETDVSMKSQRKTILSQLRTTKIFMLIVISFIAFWYPLFILTLGDFHFKVTPSVYRILTIIAWSHPITTPILCSLVLRDIEFKGYTLRDISSNLIPLRRVSSRRHHYKNTDVFDFDCKSNIDNEVSDDHLQSEDEEYKCIGFANQQLIPDKVTSTV; this is encoded by the coding sequence ATGAAAATCAATGCAAATTCAGCAATGAACTTTAGTAAGTCATTAAATTCAACAGTCTCAATTAGGATGGATACTATAGAAGGATTTGTGGTTATTACTTTAGGCTTAGTTTGTACAATTGGAAACTTTTCTTGTATGGTACTTATTGTTTGTCACAGAAAATTCCGTAAAACGACTATAGTTATTCTATGTCATCACTGCTTTCTTGACTTGGTCAAATCTCTTTACCTCTTTCCTTATGGGTATAGTTTAATGACGTCACTTCCCGCTCCGTACTGCAATTGGATTGGTTCTTCGTATGTGTTCATAGTCACAACGTCTGCTTACAACATGATGGCGCTTGTTGTCAACCAGGATTATGAACTCCTGCTTCCAAGATATAGGCAAGATGATTGTTCGTGTGttttatttggaatatttattatttggtttGTAAGTTTCTTGCTAAATCTCGGAATTTCAATTATTCCATCAAATACAGACTTTAATGCTGAAATCGGAATTTGCTTATTTCTTTATGGGTATAATTACAGTTATATTATTCATGTTCTGTGGATAATCTTAGTTACTATAGCTGTGTCCTCATCGTTAATGTTTTTCTGTAGGATGCGAGGAAAGTTAATCACTGATATAAAAAGGTACAAATGGCGGAAAATTCACGAGTCTCTCACAGACGAATTCGAAAAGATCCTAGATTTAAATATCGAGGTCGGAGAGACAGATGTTAGCATGAAGTCACAACGTAAAACTATTCTTTCACAGTTACGGACAACGAAGATTTTTATGTtgattgttatttcatttatagcCTTTTGGTACCCTCTCTTCATCCTTACGCTTGGCGATTTCCATTTCAAAGTCACTCCATCAGTATATCGAATACTAACGATCATTGCATGGAGTCATCCAATCACAACACCAATATTGTGTAGTCTTGTTTTACGGGATATTGAATTCAAAGGATATACTCTACGTGATATTTCCTCAAATTTGATTCCCTTGCGACGAGTTTCGTCGCGGAGACACCATTATAAGAATACAGATGTCTTCGACTTCGACTGTAAATCCAATATAGATAACGAGGTATCAGACGATCATTTACAATCAGAAGATGAAGAATATAAATGCATTGGATTTGCAAATCAACAGTTAATTCCAGATAAGGTAACGAGCACGGTATGA